The DNA region ATCATGTTAGCAGTTAGTCTGGACAGGGAATCGACAACCTGCTCGATGAGATATTTCTCGTCAGCAGGAATATCGAGATCGGCGAACTCCTGACCAATAACAATTCCATCAGTTGCATTCAGGAGACGTGCTAGTGTATCATAGGAAAACGATTTAATTCTAGACTTTGGTCTTTTTGCGCGCTTTTTCGTTTTAGTTGAGGCTCGCGGCACGGGCTTTTCCTGCGGGTCTTCGATGTCTTCATAGTCATCTTCTGGGACACCTTCTGTACCTTCCAGCTTTTGTTCCCTGGCAGTCTGGTCGAATATAGATTCCTCCGAAACGGTAGAGCCAGAATTGACTTTCCTCAATGGCTCCGtctcctctttctcgttATCATCCTCGCTTTCACTGATAGATCTGGCTGTGTGGAAAGAATCTGCGCCTGTGCGGACGCTGGTGGCCTGCGAGGGCGAGTATCGGTGAATATTGAAAGGAGGTATGCCGAATTTTTGGCTgttttgttcttgatcGGCCTCTGCCTCAATTTCGCTCCGAAGAtcctcaaactccttcATGATGTCGTCGAATTTTCCACTGGCGCGGCCGCTAGATCTTCCTGAGGAGCTTGAGTCCATCGAGGGACGTCCAGGCTTGCTGGAAATCTTATCGATTGAGTGAAAGCCTCCAGATAGAGGCCGCCTTGGAGATCTTGCTGGAATGGTTAAATTCAATTGAGTGTACTGTTCTTTATCTGGCACGCGTGGGAACCCATCGCTGAGCAATTCGGATGGGCGGGCAACTGGGATGATCTGGGGTTTTTTGATACTCTCTTTATCGTCTTCTTCCATCACCGGAGACGTTTCTTTCAAGAAACCAGAGAGGTCTTTCGCTCCCGAAGAGTGTTGAATTTTTGAGCCGTTGACTTTCTTCACTTCCGAGAGTCTTTCTGAAGGAACAGTGGTGGACGTGTCGGAGTCTCTGTCCACCACATATTTCACGGTATCGATGTCAACGTGCTGCACAATGCCTGAATATTCAGACATCATGGATGACCTATTACCTGGGGCATTGGAAAGATTGGAGACTCTTCTATTCCAATGGTCAGTGAAGCTATGTTTGGGAACAGTTGGCGACGAGCTGTGGTGACTAGAGCTACTGTGGGGACTGTCATCTCGTGGAAGCTGCCTATTTTCAGGAGTTCTCAAAGAGATTGCATCCAGGTCTGGATTGGTAACGGTGAGCTTCTGCATGGGCATTTCGGAATACACACTGGAGCGTTCCGACATGATGAGGATGTTGTAAAAGAAAGCAAAGTTTAAGTTGTCTGTGATCTTAGAGATCAAAATTAGTAGATGGCTGGTTTCTAGGATGGGGCTGTAAATTAATATTATATTATTACTAAATCTGGAAATCAGATTATTTGCTGTTTGGAGACTACAACTCCAGACGGTCGTAAGAGTCATTCCATATGTAACAAAGACCGGCTTTGAAGGTTGTGTTGTTGATTTCGGTTCTTCCATCGTGGTCGCCGTGGCGTATGTCAATTGGATCAAGAAGCTGTACTTTTACGGGAACGGAAGCGAACTCGTAGCCTTCAAAGTAGTCCATATGCCGGAGGTCTTGGTCGGAAAGTCCATCGACCAAGAGACCATCCACATAGTCCCCCTGATGTGGGATGACTGCAGAGTAGCTTGCGTTCCGAACAGCAACCTGTTTGTGATCAGGCAATCTCGCCTTGTATATGTGAAGATTAGAACTGTCTGGATCTGTATCTAGAACTTCAAATACAACGTCCGGAGAGACAGTTGGACCGTAGCAGCTCATCGAATTAGTCCCTGATATTAAGATACTTACAATAACGACAGTCCATCCATGGAAATCTATCTAACTGGCCATTAAGACAAGTATATAATACTACAGTATAATTTGTTGGCAGAAGGCAATTTCATGCATACAATTATCCTTTTTTTATCGAGTGCACGAAATGAAAGCAATTGCACCCCCACCCCTTATAGATCGGCCGAAAATTGCTGTTAAAGGTGACGTTTTTTTAAAATCGTGAGGCGGAAGTGTAATAACGTCATTGTAGGCACTTATAGTTCGGTGATATCTGATTCCGAGGCTTTCAGTCCCATCACATTCAGGAACAGATTGAGATTCGAAAGATGTTTCTCGGCACCCTGCAAATCGCCAGACTCCTTGAGAGCCTTGCTCACACCCATGCTGCCAAAGATTTCGTTCCTAATTTCATCGACAATTATTCTTTGATGACTTAGTAGACCCGCAAGAGAGAGCGACGCCAAGAACTGCCAAATGTAAGAATCGTCGCTCTTCGACTCGGAATTACGCACTTTGCGCGCGTCATCGTTCGAAAGGTACGGCGGGAAGATAGTAGCCAGTCTGCCTTCTAATGCTTGGAATAGGTGGTCGTAGATAGTCTGCCATTGAGCAAGGTCTTGCGGACTGAGTCCGGCAGAAAATTCCTgcttgatcagctccagTCGCGAAACAAGTATGGTAATCAGCGAGAGTCCAATTTTTGTCGTGGACAAAAATAGCACATTGTTATTTCCGCCTTTAACGATTAAAGCCACAAACCGTAGAACCTGCTGAAAGTCCGATTCGCTAACAAATAAAACTAGCGTTTTCATGACGGTCATCTGGAAAAGCTCAATCTTACTCTTTTCTGTTTTCGGAATCTCGTAGTTTTCGTTCACGTAGTTGGCATACGAGCCCTTCATGACCACGTCGATGTTATGCAGATTGGCAAAAATCGCCTCCATCAGCTTAATTTTTTGCTCGGGATTGAGGAAATGGAACAGTCTGTTAAACACTTTCATCGCCTTGTCGATAGACAGTACAGAAATGAATGGAGAAACGACAGTACTGGAAGTCTCAATTGTGTCATTGAGACGAAGAGCGTTCCAAAGGTCCTTGGAATCCCGCTCTTGGTTTTCACGCTCCAGAGATTCAAGCTTCAAAACCTGGGAGTAGATGTCTTCAATcacagagagctggaaagcTCTTGAAGACTTAGAGTACACGTTCTCCTTTGGAACAACAACCTCGTCGGAGCTGCCCGTGGTATTGATCACCAACTGCTTTCTTGGCTGTTTGCCGGAGCCAACAGACACTTTACCCAAAGCACCTTCCTTTGCAAGCACTCCGGTTCTTTCTCCGCGCTCCTTAGCAACAGTGACGGCTTTGGAAACTTGCTGTTGCATTCTCTGTAGGGCCACATCGGCCCTCTTCTCCCTGCCTCCCAATCTATGTCCAGACTGGTCTAAATATTTCTGTGCAATGGAGCTCATATCGTCTTCGCCGACAGAGGAGTTCAGCACTCGGTAGACTTGACAATAGAAGTCCTCATTGTACGGATCGTCAGTGACAATCTGAGAGAGCTGAACCCTGGTCACAAAGTCTTTATCTCTTGGGTTCATAAATCCAGAACATCTGATAATTGCTGACACTTTGTTCTGTCTTCTCCAAAGCTTCTCTCTCTCTTCTTGTGTCAGATTCTCTGGATTTTGTCTCTGAGGTCTTTGCTTCCGTGGCTTTTCATCATAGCCCAGGGGAGGGAAGTTTCCCGTAGCATCGCTCGAACCAACCTGTTGGACAGACTGGGGAGCTGGTGTAGCAGATGAGGAAGGTGCAGAAGCCGAAGCAGGCACCTTCTGCTCAACGGCCTGTGGCACAGGCTGGGAAGAGTGAGGAGGTGGAGAAGCAGCATTTAGAACAGGGGGGGACTGAAGAGCCTGAGGAGCTTGTAATGCTggttgctgttgctgttgttgctgttgttgctgaaCTGGAGCGGGAGCCGATTGAGGCACTTGAGGCACCTGAGGTACCTGAAGACCCGCAGGAGGTGGTTGCACTTGCTGGGGCTGTTGTCCTTGACCCAAAGCGCCCTGCTGCATCATTTGCTGTGCTTGGAACGGCATGAAAGGCATAACTCCTGGCTGGAACGGAGGGAAGTAGCCTTGGGCCAATGCTTGGGCAGCGGCTGCAGGGTTAGGGAACTGTCCGGAGGCCATGGCCGCAACCAAaagttgctgttgctgctgataCATGTAAGGGTTCATCTGAGGCATCTGGGGCacttgttgttgaggttgaCGGAGCTTAGCTTCGATCTCTTCGAGAGACAACACCCTTTGTTCTGAAGCTGGCTGCGAGGACGCAGAGTCAGCTGTTTTCGCTTCCTCGTTCCACAAAGAGGCCATTGGTGCGATCACCTGGTCGACCTGGGCGGCCTTTGCGTAAGACAAATTTGGATTGACTGTCTGGGGTTTCGAGGCAGGCTTCAGACCGCCTGTGAAATCGAAATTGGACCCGATTTCCTTCACGTCGGCTCCAAAcgtctcgtcgttgaaAGCGTCCTCATCTTGCTCTCCGAGGCCCTCATAGGTTTCCTCAAAATCGAGCGTGTCCAGTTTCTGGTCCTTCTCTCCAGACGAGGGAGGTCCTGATGGATCGAATCCGAAAAAGGACATGGTTCAATGTTTCGATAGAGTACCGACTGTGTTTATTTGGCTGGTTTTTGCCTCATAAAATTTCGACGAAGAATTTGGGTAAGACGCACGACCCGAGTTTTACTCGTATCTAAAATCAGTGCATAATCACTATACATATTCCCGGGCTCACGCTCTCATTTCAAACCGTCTTCCGCTCGCGGTCTTTCTTTCGCTCCTGTGCTCCTCATCGTCCACGTCTCTCCGGGCCCTGTTAAGGATTTTGGTGAAACTATTCACCCTGAATCTCATTCTCTGGTGCAGGTAGCActtgacgattttgatgTGGTAGTGGAAGTACGACCTGAACAGCTGGATGTGAGTGATAGAGTTCCACTTCACGTCTTCGGTGCTCAGATGTCTTGGAAACAGCACGAATGTGATATACGTTTTGTTGTGGGTGTTGGCGGCCTCCAAATGTTTAATCTCGAGCGGAATTTCCTGGTGCGAGTTGATCACCTGCGGGGCCTTTTGGATGCTACGTTTTCTGGCATCGCTAAACTCCTGCAAAAACACTTTCGAGAAGATCTTGTCCGTGTCGTCTTGGAAAATAgtcgagaaaatcacagTCACTCTATCATTCGACGGTTTGATGTAGATGGACTCCATGTCTCTGTAGTGCAATTGCAGAACCTGTTCGTTCGAGTTGTTGGGAGAATCCTCTCCATACAAGTTGTTAGGGTCCACCGGCTGCTCTTTCGAGAGCACCTCATATCTTTGGAACGCCTGAAGGAATGGCGCGGCGAAACAGTTGCGCTTCAGAAGGGAAAGCTCGGCAATtagctgctgtttttcgtcttcgttAGAGAACGTCGCCTGCTCGACATCGATGTAAAGACTGTAGTCATAACCATACTCGGGTTGTGTTTGTTGGATGAATGGGTACTTGGAGTACTTTGAGTTGAGCAATTCCTTCACTCCGTAGTTCACAAGGTCGTTCCAGCACTTGATGCTGATAGACAGCAGAAGTTTTGTTTTGGACTCTGGGGTAGACAAGTGGTAGGTGGTGAAATCAAAATCGGTGATGATTCTGTCCAGAAACACTGGCGTGTAGTCCGGAGCAAACGCCTGGCTAATTGCCTCCTCCACGAGCAAGTTCTGCGGTTGTAGTTGTAACATGAAGAATACGTAGCGAAAATAAAATGATTATGtaacaaaaaaaagtttcGAGACGACGGGAGCCATATGAACCAAGTCTTTCAATGAATCACTTATATGTTTAAATTCTTGAATCTGTAATATTATACAATTAATCGGTGTCTCTGCGTTTACCCAGTTCGTTCAGTACAGTGTCCAGTGCATCCCTCAGAGAACGCGCTTGCTCGTCTCCGGCCCCAAGCGACTTGAGGTCTGTCTGGCTCTTTCTTGTATTGATCAGGGTGTTGTTCTCTGTATCCGAGTGAGAGTACAGGTCAGACAGCGTAATCCCACTATTCTGTAATTTCTTTAGTGCATCAAGGAACTTCTGGATGTCGCTTGATCCAGAAAGTGCCGCGAGTAGGGAGGTCTGTTTCTCTTGCAACTTGTCTGCGTCAAGGCTGGCCTTTTTAAAAGTGCTGGACGCTTTAAATGTGTTTGCCTCCTCAGCAACCATATTAAGACTCGACACCGAATTGTGAGCCACCATTGGCGATGATTCGGCCTTAAGCTCTGTGGTCTCTGTGTCTGACAGCTGCGGAGAGAGTCGTTTTGCCTCTTCCTTattttcaatgaaaaaGTCATAAGTTTTTCCAGTATGGCACGGAGCACCGACTTCAGGGTGCATTTTTGCAAGCAATTCCAAACACTTCTTGACAGATTCGTCCACCATGATAAGTCTGATGAGGGTCTCCTTGCCTTCTATCGTGAGTCTTTGCTGTAATTGCAATTTGACTAGCTCCTTGATAGCAGCATGCATTTCATTGCGCAACTTGTCCGTGTACTCAAAAAATTCCTTCACCTCTTGTTCGGTCAAGCTATCAGACTTGCGCAGCATGTCCATAGCCATTTGAGTGAACGGCTTGCCATTCTGCGTCACTTTCAGCAGCGGGTTCAGGTCTGAGCTACCGTCCGTGTCTCCGTACAGTGCTCTTTCCATGTTGCGCATGGTGAGCAGCCCCACTTTCTGGTGAAACTCTGGAGGAACGCCTTCCAGGTCGTAGTCAATATTGAATAGCGACCGCGAGTACTTGAGAGACTGACAGAGCGACTCGCAGCATGCTTCTGTCAACACATTCTGCTTGATGGACAGATAATTGAGGTTTTTGATGAGCGGGAGCGTCTCGCTCAGCTGGATCAGCGCAACCTGCGAGAAATCGTTGCCGTCCAAATTCAAACGATGCAGGTCCTGGAAAAGAGGCAGGTACGTGACAAACTTGTGCATGAACGTCTCGAACaattttttgttgttggaAAGATCCAGATACTTGAGGTGCGAAAACTTGGAAAATGCGTCAAAAACAGCAACCGTGTCCTCGTTGTCGCGGAGGTTGCAGCTGTTGAGCGAAAGGAGAGCCAGAGAGGACCGGAAGTTCTCCTGTTTTGTGTACTCGATGAACGGACGCAGCTTCGTCGATAGGTCATTGTAGCCCAGGTCCACCCCAACAACGTTCGAGCTTTCCTTCATCCAGTCAACCACAATCTCGATGTGGCTCAAAGTGAGATCGTTGAAAGCAAGACCGATCTTcatggtgtttttcagtCCTAGCTTCAAAAAGTCCCTGAACACGGCCAGATCATTAATTTTGCAACCACTCAAAACCATCTCGTTAATTCCACGACGTACCATCAATGTTGCTGTCAGCAAAGACCAGTCCATATCGGAACGGTCCTGAATATTGCATGTCATCCGGTCTCTGGTGTCTGCTGGTTTTCGAAGCTTTTGGAGGTTGAGGTCAAGGGATGGACACTGTGTGAGGTCTAGTCTTGTGAGAGCTTTATTCATCGACAGGAACCAACAAAGCATCTTCCAGCCTTCAGCGTCAATTGGAGTGTTTCTTAGGGATAATTTCTCAAGGTGCCGCTTGCTCAGGAGCGCCGCTAACAACGTGCGGAACATCTCGTGTGTCATTGAAACTCCGTCCAGAGAAACGCAGTGAATAGGCGCAATGCGAACGAAATCGGCAAAAGAAAGCACCTCAATCAGCGAAGGATGTGGATTGCGCAGTTGCAGAATAGGCAGCGGGTCCGTTGACCCCTTGGGGATCTGTTTAAGAGTGGCAGGGATAGGAAGGATTTCCCGTAGATGGCAGCAACGGGTGTACAAttcgtccagcttgagcgTGACGACTGGCTTTTCCATTGgcttttttcttctgaCCATCGGCTTGTCGATCTTAATGTCGTCGATCGGTCCCATCGAGTCCCCGGTAGTTCGGGCCTTCTCTGCTGCCATCACTTTGTCGTGCTGATTAATGGTCTGGTCTGACGGACTTCTCTGCATGCTTTCAGATGAATCCTGGTGGACGAGCCTTAGATGGCCGGATCCACCCACCACGATACCGGAAGAGGCGGTCTTTTGCTCTTCTGGGCTGAGTTTGTGGATGATCAGCTCTCCGTCAGGGCCCACCTCGACATTTCCCTTACGTGGGTGTCTGGATGGAATTTGTTGTGGGGGGTCGTTGACAAAAGTTGTGGTTGCAAAAGCCACTTTCCGAATAGGCTTGACGTCTCTGAGGGCCTTGATTGGAGGCGACTTCTCGACTTTGGGTGGGGGAGGTACGTAGGAAATAGACAGAGACGAGCTTCTGGACGGGTGTGGCGAAAGGTGGCTCGCGTCCTTGTTGCGAGAGAGTTTAAGGAACGACCCGAAAACACCCTCTTTCGACTCCCTGGTAGACGGAcactcctcctcctccgcCGGATGGTTGTACTTTGGGTGCAGTGAAAACGCCGAGGGGAGTTTCGGTTTGTCAGGGTGCGGCGGAATTTCTTCAGGGCTGTATTTGATGTGCGACTCTATGGTTGGAGCGAAAACATTGTACTCGGGCGAATCCACATAGTCCATAGTGTCCTCAATGTCTTTCAAGTATTCGTACAACTTGGGGTCTAGGTCCTTGTATTTGCTGGATAATTTCTCTGAAGGAGCCCGTTGTGGCTGCTTGACTTCCTCCTTTGGTTGTTGTTCCACTGACTGCCTCCTTGGACGTGGAACCTCGGAAGCTGGGGGTGCTGAAACAGGCGAGACGCTAACCGAGGACGACCGCGACCGTGGCCGCTCCTCCTTGCCAAATATCCTGCGGAAAAAACCTCCATGCTTCTTTGGTTCCGAAGTACAGGATGGCGAAAGCACATTGGTGGACGACCGGGCTAGCGAAGAGGTGCCAAACTCCTCTTTGGTGCGGGACGTCGTGCCATCAACTGTCCGCGATCTGCGCAGAGGAAGCAGGTCGTGGTTGCTCGCAACAATATCTGTATCAGGGGCAGAGACAGAAGGCAATGCTTTGCTGTTGCTTGAAGTA from Ogataea parapolymorpha DL-1 chromosome V, whole genome shotgun sequence includes:
- a CDS encoding DNA topoisomerase 2-associated protein PAT1; the encoded protein is MSFFGFDPSGPPSSGEKDQKLDTLDFEETYEGLGEQDEDAFNDETFGADVKEIGSNFDFTGGLKPASKPQTVNPNLSYAKAAQVDQVIAPMASLWNEEAKTADSASSQPASEQRVLSLEEIEAKLRQPQQQVPQMPQMNPYMYQQQQQLLVAAMASGQFPNPAAAAQALAQGYFPPFQPGVMPFMPFQAQQMMQQGALGQGQQPQQVQPPPAGLQVPQVPQVPQSAPAPVQQQQQQQQQQPALQAPQALQSPPVLNAASPPPHSSQPVPQAVEQKVPASASAPSSSATPAPQSVQQVGSSDATGNFPPLGYDEKPRKQRPQRQNPENLTQEEREKLWRRQNKVSAIIRCSGFMNPRDKDFVTRVQLSQIVTDDPYNEDFYCQVYRVLNSSVGEDDMSSIAQKYLDQSGHRLGGREKRADVALQRMQQQVSKAVTVAKERGERTGVLAKEGALGKVSVGSGKQPRKQLVINTTGSSDEVVVPKENVYSKSSRAFQLSVIEDIYSQVLKLESLERENQERDSKDLWNALRLNDTIETSSTVVSPFISVLSIDKAMKVFNRLFHFLNPEQKIKLMEAIFANLHNIDVVMKGSYANYVNENYEIPKTEKSKIELFQMTVMKTLVLFVSESDFQQVLRFVALIVKGGNNNVLFLSTTKIGLSLITILVSRLELIKQEFSAGLSPQDLAQWQTIYDHLFQALEGRLATIFPPYLSNDDARKVRNSESKSDDSYIWQFLASLSLAGLLSHQRIIVDEIRNEIFGSMGVSKALKESGDLQGAEKHLSNLNLFLNVMGLKASESDITEL
- a CDS encoding Actin-related protein 2/3 complex subunit 2, with the translated sequence MLQLQPQNLLVEEAISQAFAPDYTPVFLDRIITDFDFTTYHLSTPESKTKLLLSISIKCWNDLVNYGVKELLNSKYSKYPFIQQTQPEYGYDYSLYIDVEQATFSNEDEKQQLIAELSLLKRNCFAAPFLQAFQRYEVLSKEQPVDPNNLYGEDSPNNSNEQVLQLHYRDMESIYIKPSNDRVTVIFSTIFQDDTDKIFSKVFLQEFSDARKRSIQKAPQVINSHQEIPLEIKHLEAANTHNKTYITFVLFPRHLSTEDVKWNSITHIQLFRSYFHYHIKIVKCYLHQRMRFRVNSFTKILNRARRDVDDEEHRSERKTASGRRFEMRA